One genomic window of Salvelinus alpinus chromosome 17, SLU_Salpinus.1, whole genome shotgun sequence includes the following:
- the LOC139542290 gene encoding tubulin alpha-1B chain, whose protein sequence is MRECISIHVGQAGVQIGNACWELYCLEHGIQPDGQMPSDKAIGGGDDSFNTFFSETGAGKHVPRAVFVDLEPTVIDEVRTGTYRQLFHPEQLITGKEDAANNYARGHYTIGKEIIDLVLDRVRKLSDQCTGLQGFLVFHSFGGGTGSGFTSLLMERLSVDYGKKSKLEFSIYPAPQVSTAVVEPYNSILTTHTTLEHSDCAFMVDNEAIYDICRRNLDIERPTYTNLNRLISQIVSSITASLRFDGALNVDLTEFQTNLVPYPRIHFPLATYAPVISAEKAYHEQLSVAEITNACFEPANQMVKCDPRHGKYMACCLLYRGDVVPKDVNAAIATIKTKRSIQFVDWCPTGFKVGINYQPPTVVPGGDLAKVQRAVCMLSNTTAIAEAWARLDHKFDLMYAKRAFVHWYVGEGMEEGEFSEAREDMAALEKDYEEVGVDTVEGDGQEEGEEY, encoded by the exons ATG CGCGAGTGCATCTCTATCCACGTGGGTCAGGCTGGTGTCCAGATTGGCAATGCGTGCTGGGAGCTCTACTGTCTGGAGCATGggatccagccggatggacagatGCCATCCGACAAAGCCATCGGAGGTGGAGACGACTCCTTCAACACCTTCTTCAGTGAGACTGGGGCTGGAAAGCATGTTCCCAGGGCTGTGTTTGTAGACCTGGAACCCACAGTCATAG ATGAGGTGCGCACTGGGACCTACCGCCAGTTATTCCATCCTGAACAGCTCATCACTGGCAAAGAGGATGCTGCCAATAATTACGCCCGTGGACACTACACTATTGGCAAAGAGATCATTGACCTGGTGCTGGACAGGGTCCGCAAACTG TCTGACCAGTGCACAGGCCTTCAGGGCTTCCTGGTTTTTCACAGCTTTGGAGGTGGCACCGGCTCTGGTTTCACCTCTCTGCTGATGGAGCGCCTGTCTGTTGACTACGGCAAGAAGTCCAAGCTGGAGTTCTCCATCTACCCAGCTCCCCAGGTGTCCACAGCTGTGGTGGAACCTTACAACTCCATCCTGACCACCCACACCACCCTAGAGCACTCTGACTGTGCTTTCATGGTggataatgaggctatatatgaCATCTGCCGTAGGAACCTCGACATTGAGCGTCCCACCTACACCAACCTCAACAGGCTCATTAGCCAGATTGTTTCCTCCATTACTGCTTCCCTTCGATTTGATGGTGCTCTCAATGTTGATTTGACAGAGTTCCAGACCAACTTGGTGCCCTATCCCCGAATTCATTTTCCTCTGGCCACCTATGCCCCAGTTATCTCTGCAGAGAAGGCTTACCATGAGCAGCTCTCTGTGGCTGAAATCACCAATGCCTGCTTTGAGCCGGCCAATCAGATGGTGAAATGTGACCCTCGCCACGGCAAGTACATGGCATGTTGTCTTCTTTACCGTGGTGATGTGGTGCCAAAAGATGTCAATGCTGCTATTGCCACCATCAAGACCAAACGTTCTATTCAGTTTGTTGACTGGTGCCCAACTGGTTTCAAGGTTGGCATCAACTATCAGCCTCCCACTGTGGTCCCTGGTGGCGACCTGGCCAAAGTCCAGAGGGCTGTGTGCATGCTAAGCAACACCACTGCTATTGCAGAGGCCTGGGCTCGGCTTGATCAcaagtttgatttgatgtatgCTAAACGTGCCTTTGTGCACTGGTATGTGGGTGAGGGCATGGAGGAGGGAGAGTTCTCTGAAGCCAGAGAGGACATGGCAGCCCTGGAGAAGGATTACGAAGAGGTGGGGGTTGACACCGTCGAGGGTGATggacaggaggagggagaggagtacTGA